In Mytilus edulis chromosome 4, xbMytEdul2.2, whole genome shotgun sequence, the following proteins share a genomic window:
- the LOC139519332 gene encoding monomeric sarcosine oxidase-like, protein MHYHYLPKYTVMNGERIYDLCIVGAGLIGTAAASHASKWGSVCLVGPEEPKSRNVNDNRDIFGCHYDEGRITRCTDPDPVWAMLAQKSIATYRQLERDTGIPFYDEIGCLMIGEKDSKFLNQVTDVVKTQKMDATYLTNAALKEKFSFLHVSLSDDAVYEFKDAGNISPRSLIRAQITKATAQGCTLLPEVANRVRRIERNGEYIMCISTDASHILAKKVLLATGAFTAFRELLPDELQLDVNLCPLTVAKVELSESDLGRIRKMPSVLYSGKGAKDWTKSFPRSEGDHISWYMLPPVKYPDGKYYIKLGHFHDTSFKHFTTTKEVKEWFCHGGDNRLVDATAELIRNIVKGVKLDRYHGDWCVITETQTGRPYIDTIHSQLGVSIGGNGYAAKSSDEIGRIAATMMMKNIWDSSIPKNVFQVKFRKESCKL, encoded by the exons ATGCATTATCATTATTTGCCTAAATACACAGTGATGAACGGAGAACGGATATATGATCTGTGTATTGTAGGAGCAGGTTTGATTGGAACTGCAGCTGCAAGTCATGCATCGAAATGGGGAAGCGTTTGTTTGGTTGGACCGGAAGAACCAAAG AGTAGAAATGTGAATGATAACAGAGATATATTTGGCTGCCATTATGACGAGGGAAGAATAACACGATGCACAGACCCAGATCCAGTGTGGGCAATGTTAGCACAGAAATCAATAGCTACGTACAGACAACTAGAAAGAGACACAG GAATTCCCTTCTATGATGAAATTGGATGTTTAATGATAGGAGAGAAGGATTCCAAATTTCTTAACCAAGTAACAGATGTAGTGAAGACACAGAAAATGGATGCCACGTACTTAACAAATGCAGCATTGAAAGAAAAATTTTCCTTTCTTCATGTTTCTCTATCAGACGATGCAGTTTATGAATTCAAAGACGCTGGGAATATTAGTCCTCGAAGTTTGATCCGTGCCCAGATCACTAAAGCAACAGCCCAAGGTTGTACTCTTTTACCAGAGGTAGCAAATCGCGTAAGGCGCATTGAAAGAAACGGTGAATACATTATGTGTATTTCAACGGACGCTTCACATATTTTGGCGAAGAAAGTTTTATTAGCAACCGGTGCATTCACCGCGTTTAGGGAACTTCTTCCAGATGAACTACAACTAGATGTTAACCTCTGTCCTTTGACTGTTGCAAAGGTTGAACTTTCAGAATCTGATTTGGGAAGaataag GAAAATGCCAAGCGTCTTATATTCTGGTAAAGGAGCGAAAGATTGGACCAAATCATTCCCTCGTTCTGAAGGTGACCATATTAGTTGGTACATGCTACCCCCAGTGAAATATCCAGATG GTAAATATTATATCAAGTTGGGACACTTTCACGATACcagttttaaacattttaccACCACCAAGGAAGTAAAAGAATGGTTTTGTCACGGAGGAGATAACAGATTAGTTGATGCTACAGCAGAGCTGATCAGGAATATTGTAAAGG GCGTTAAGCTAGACAGATACCACGGTGATTGGTGTGTTATAACTGAGACTCAAACAGGAAGACCGTACATTGATACAATCCATTCTCAGCTTGGTGTATCTATTGGAGGAAATGGCTACGCAGCAAAATCGAGTGACGAAATTGGAAGAATCGCAGCAACTATGATGATGAAAAACATATGGGATTCTTCTATTCCCAAAAATGTTTTTCAAGTGAAGTTCAGAAAAGAATCATGTAAATTATAG